The following are from one region of the Marinomonas sp. CT5 genome:
- a CDS encoding TRAP transporter large permease subunit, with product MESIILFSLVLILLFVGLPVGISLGLSSILFITFFSHDSLSSVAISLFGAGQHYTLLAIPFFIIASSYMSTGGVAKRLINFAIASVGHFRGGLAMASVLACMMFAALSGSSPATVVAIGTIAIAGMTQVGYSKEFAAGIIANAGTLGILIPPSIVMVVYAASVDVSVGRMFLAGVIPGLMAGGMLMLAIYVVARIKKLPAEEWKGFGNLIRGGKEAGWGLFLVVIIMGGIYGGVFTPTEAAVVAAVYSMFIALFVYRDMGPLKGQTWTNDDDAPHARVGFNGTVYGVSFFLVWEIMSFFVFANSHTVTGGDRAIWGLVMSIALAIFYVYKRSSKLEESIGSCLAAGMPIWGRNLSMMLRGFFPSLFGEESRKVMLEGTKTTIMLMFIIANALLFAHTLSAERIPQMITEWMLGVGFNWFTFLIAVNILLLIGGQFMEPSGLLVIVAPVVFPIAMELGVDPIHLGIIMVVNMEIGMITPPIGLNLFVTSGITGMSLARVVKAAMPFVAVLMVFLIMVTYIPALSTALPYSIMGPEIVQ from the coding sequence ATGGAATCCATAATTCTATTTTCATTGGTACTGATCCTGCTATTTGTTGGCTTACCGGTCGGTATCTCGTTGGGCTTATCGTCCATCTTATTTATTACGTTCTTTTCCCATGACTCTTTGTCATCGGTGGCTATTTCATTGTTTGGAGCAGGTCAGCACTATACCTTGTTGGCCATCCCGTTTTTCATCATCGCCTCGTCGTACATGTCGACTGGCGGCGTAGCGAAACGCTTAATTAATTTTGCGATAGCCAGTGTTGGTCATTTCCGTGGTGGCTTGGCAATGGCATCCGTTTTGGCTTGTATGATGTTTGCGGCTTTATCTGGATCTTCTCCAGCGACGGTTGTGGCCATAGGTACAATTGCCATAGCGGGTATGACGCAAGTTGGTTACTCAAAAGAATTTGCGGCGGGCATTATCGCCAACGCGGGTACACTAGGAATTTTGATCCCACCTTCCATCGTAATGGTAGTATACGCAGCCTCTGTTGACGTATCTGTTGGCCGTATGTTCTTGGCAGGTGTTATTCCAGGTTTAATGGCAGGCGGTATGTTGATGTTGGCAATCTATGTGGTTGCGCGTATCAAAAAATTACCCGCTGAAGAATGGAAAGGCTTTGGTAACCTAATTCGTGGTGGTAAAGAAGCGGGCTGGGGCTTGTTCTTAGTCGTCATCATCATGGGTGGTATTTATGGTGGTGTGTTCACACCAACAGAAGCCGCTGTGGTTGCTGCCGTTTATTCTATGTTTATTGCCTTATTCGTTTACCGAGATATGGGGCCTCTAAAAGGCCAAACGTGGACCAATGACGACGATGCACCACATGCCCGTGTTGGTTTTAACGGTACAGTGTATGGCGTGTCTTTCTTCCTTGTATGGGAAATCATGTCCTTCTTTGTCTTTGCTAACAGCCATACTGTAACGGGTGGAGATCGTGCAATTTGGGGTCTGGTGATGTCCATTGCCCTCGCGATTTTCTATGTCTACAAACGCTCTAGCAAACTGGAAGAGTCTATCGGATCTTGTTTGGCTGCCGGTATGCCAATCTGGGGACGTAACTTATCTATGATGCTGCGTGGCTTCTTCCCTTCTTTGTTCGGTGAAGAATCTCGCAAAGTGATGCTAGAAGGTACGAAAACCACCATCATGCTGATGTTTATCATCGCTAATGCTCTGTTGTTCGCCCATACCTTGTCCGCTGAGCGTATTCCACAAATGATTACTGAGTGGATGTTAGGAGTTGGCTTCAACTGGTTCACATTCCTAATCGCCGTTAACATTTTGCTGTTAATCGGTGGTCAGTTCATGGAACCATCTGGCCTTTTGGTTATCGTCGCACCCGTTGTCTTCCCTATTGCCATGGAACTGGGCGTTGACCCAATTCACCTAGGCATCATCATGGTAGTTAACATGGAAATCGGAATGATCACACCACCAATTGGTTTGAACCTGTTCGTGACCTCTGGCATCACTGGCATGAGCTTAGCTCGTGTCGTCAAAGCTGCGATGCCATTCGTTGCCGTCCTGATGGTTTTCCTTATCATGGTGACTTACATCCCTGCTCTTTCTACAGCCCTTCCATACAGTATTATGGGACCTGAGATCGTTCAGTAA
- a CDS encoding TRAP transporter substrate-binding protein, with amino-acid sequence MKKISLALTSLALTLSAGTAIANCDPGERVVKFSHVTGGTTHPKVVAANNFAERVNKEMNGKLCIEVYPNSTLFGDSKELEALLLGDVQLLAPSLSKFGSYTDKYGVFDLPFIFKDMDHAIRFTKTPEGKKLLTVMDDYAGFVGLGYWMSGMKYFSANKPLIVPSDAKGLKFRVQTSDVAKQMIAAMGASPQAMAFSEVYGALQTGVVDGQENTWSNIYTKKFYEVQDSTTETNHQLLAYLFMTSSEFLKSLSPEDRAQFVQIADEVTQAANLNVKAAEAANRQNILNAGGKINVLTPEQRQEWVDTMKPVWKQFESYIGKDLINAASGA; translated from the coding sequence ATGAAAAAAATCAGCCTTGCTCTTACCTCTTTAGCTCTTACTCTTTCTGCTGGTACTGCAATTGCAAACTGTGACCCAGGTGAGCGTGTCGTTAAATTCAGTCACGTAACTGGTGGTACGACTCACCCTAAAGTCGTTGCTGCAAATAACTTCGCAGAACGCGTTAATAAAGAAATGAACGGCAAACTATGTATTGAGGTTTACCCTAACTCCACACTATTCGGCGACTCAAAAGAACTTGAAGCCCTATTATTAGGCGACGTCCAACTACTTGCCCCATCACTTTCTAAGTTTGGTTCTTACACCGACAAATACGGTGTATTTGACTTACCATTCATCTTCAAAGACATGGATCATGCTATCCGTTTCACAAAAACACCTGAAGGCAAAAAGCTTTTAACAGTAATGGATGATTATGCAGGCTTTGTTGGTTTAGGTTACTGGATGTCTGGTATGAAATATTTCTCTGCCAACAAACCACTGATCGTACCTAGCGATGCAAAAGGTTTGAAATTCCGTGTACAAACGTCTGACGTAGCAAAACAAATGATTGCGGCTATGGGCGCATCTCCACAAGCAATGGCGTTCTCTGAAGTATATGGCGCATTGCAAACAGGCGTAGTAGATGGTCAAGAAAACACTTGGTCCAACATCTACACCAAAAAATTCTACGAAGTGCAAGACAGCACAACAGAAACCAACCACCAATTATTGGCTTACCTATTCATGACATCGTCTGAATTCTTAAAGAGCCTTTCTCCAGAAGACCGCGCTCAGTTCGTTCAAATTGCGGATGAAGTAACACAAGCCGCAAACTTGAACGTAAAAGCAGCGGAAGCCGCTAACCGTCAAAATATCCTAAATGCCGGTGGCAAAATCAATGTGCTAACACCAGAGCAACGCCAAGAATGGGTAGATACTATGAAGCCTGTTTGGAAGCAGTTTGAAAGCTACATTGGTAAAGATTTGATTAACGCTGCCTCTGGCGCTTAA
- a CDS encoding ATP-binding protein codes for MSALKEKYGFSIKWLFSSKQIVWLYVGVFFVAVLLIWKGGEALRNQQIKALRIDSFEQLNQLASVLESAIAKYQHMPTLLASNDRVRKALRDGFESDINQLNRELEQINRITEASDSYILDTDGLTIAASNYREKASFVGRNFAFRPYFKEAIQGKPGRYYALGTTSNRRGYYFSYPVYEGDSIIGVAVVKVDLTQFEKRFANQHYEFLLLDPDGIVFSSSRQSWLYRVLGELSHTELQRIADSQRYFGKSIEKLAIVYQKPFDEKSQIVDVLENTVIDGREELERLSFLKMSRPIRLLGFQISILAPLKTINEEISLWRTIFAGGVMITALLLGLAMLRRRMLRERFDANEMTRHNQAYIREVIQNTQAGLVTLDECHKIESFNPAVEKLLGQPLSPLVGQPLNVLFLPDEDGASGKSGHDDFLEATNDLGIKVLTREGRLCYSDQTVPVEMTLCKMQLPNRLSYLVTFHDMTERKRYEQEITQARIELEERVKERTYELQGANTRLRQEIEEHKGTQRELIQTAKLAVLGQLSAGLNHELNQPLTAIRAFAGNGLKFLDRGQYEQAHANLQHISQLGHHMGDIIARFKVFARKGDVQQGPIAVQTAIMGALRIMSPRYKEVGIELVVPEDQGLFVNGDMVFLEQVLVNLLANAADAILEVPENPRRVCIEQKVEKNQVVICIQDSGSGLSDDAIRHLFEPFFTSKSSGVGLGLGLSISQRIVEAMGGQISAQNRDSGGAEFCVRLPRYNHPLSHSISDAPKEEI; via the coding sequence GTGAGTGCATTGAAAGAAAAGTATGGTTTTAGCATAAAATGGCTTTTTTCTTCTAAGCAGATAGTTTGGTTGTATGTTGGCGTCTTCTTTGTGGCTGTGCTGTTAATTTGGAAAGGTGGAGAAGCCCTACGAAATCAACAGATTAAAGCACTGCGTATTGATTCCTTTGAACAGTTGAATCAGCTTGCTAGTGTGTTAGAAAGTGCAATTGCTAAGTATCAGCATATGCCTACTTTATTAGCATCGAATGATAGGGTAAGAAAAGCCTTGCGTGACGGCTTTGAGTCCGATATTAATCAGCTTAACCGTGAACTTGAACAGATCAACCGCATCACGGAAGCGTCAGACAGCTATATTTTAGATACAGACGGATTAACGATAGCGGCGTCTAATTATCGTGAAAAGGCGAGCTTTGTGGGCCGAAATTTTGCCTTTCGACCTTATTTTAAGGAAGCGATCCAAGGAAAACCGGGGCGTTATTATGCCTTAGGCACCACGTCAAATCGCCGTGGTTATTACTTTTCTTATCCTGTTTACGAAGGTGACTCTATTATTGGTGTTGCTGTCGTCAAAGTGGATCTCACTCAATTTGAAAAACGCTTTGCTAATCAGCATTATGAGTTTTTGTTACTGGATCCGGATGGCATCGTTTTTAGTAGTTCTCGTCAGTCATGGTTGTATCGAGTGCTGGGTGAATTGTCTCATACTGAGTTACAGCGTATTGCCGATTCTCAACGCTATTTTGGTAAATCCATTGAAAAGCTCGCCATTGTTTATCAAAAGCCCTTCGATGAAAAATCACAAATAGTGGATGTGTTAGAAAATACCGTTATAGACGGTAGAGAAGAATTAGAACGGCTGTCATTTTTAAAAATGAGCCGTCCAATTCGCTTATTAGGCTTCCAAATTTCCATTCTCGCACCATTAAAAACCATTAATGAAGAAATTTCGTTATGGCGTACCATTTTTGCGGGTGGGGTGATGATTACGGCTTTGTTATTGGGGTTGGCAATGTTACGCCGGCGCATGTTGCGCGAACGTTTTGATGCCAATGAGATGACCCGTCACAATCAGGCTTATATCCGCGAAGTGATTCAAAATACCCAAGCTGGTTTGGTGACTTTGGATGAGTGCCACAAAATAGAGTCTTTTAATCCCGCTGTTGAAAAATTGCTTGGACAGCCGTTATCCCCTTTAGTTGGGCAGCCGCTTAATGTGTTATTTCTGCCTGATGAAGATGGTGCATCAGGCAAGTCTGGCCATGATGACTTTTTAGAAGCAACCAATGATTTGGGGATTAAAGTTCTAACCCGTGAAGGGCGCTTGTGTTACTCCGATCAAACGGTGCCGGTAGAAATGACGCTTTGTAAGATGCAGCTGCCAAATCGCTTAAGTTATTTGGTGACTTTTCATGATATGACTGAGCGTAAGCGCTATGAACAAGAGATTACTCAGGCTCGTATTGAGCTTGAAGAGCGTGTAAAAGAACGGACCTATGAATTGCAAGGTGCGAACACTCGCCTTCGTCAAGAAATAGAAGAACATAAAGGTACGCAACGAGAGCTAATTCAAACGGCCAAACTCGCGGTTTTAGGCCAATTAAGTGCGGGACTAAATCATGAACTGAATCAGCCTTTGACGGCGATTCGTGCGTTTGCAGGCAATGGATTGAAGTTCCTAGATCGCGGGCAGTATGAACAAGCTCATGCGAACTTGCAGCATATCAGTCAGCTAGGTCACCATATGGGCGATATTATCGCGCGCTTTAAGGTCTTTGCTCGCAAAGGTGATGTACAGCAAGGACCTATTGCGGTGCAGACGGCCATCATGGGGGCGTTAAGAATTATGAGCCCACGTTATAAGGAAGTGGGTATAGAGTTGGTGGTGCCAGAAGATCAAGGCTTGTTCGTGAATGGTGATATGGTTTTTTTGGAACAAGTACTGGTCAATTTATTAGCCAACGCGGCGGATGCGATTTTAGAAGTGCCAGAAAACCCACGACGTGTTTGTATCGAGCAAAAGGTAGAGAAAAACCAGGTCGTTATTTGTATTCAAGACTCAGGAAGTGGCTTAAGTGATGATGCAATTCGACATCTTTTTGAACCTTTTTTCACTTCTAAATCTTCTGGTGTCGGATTGGGGCTAGGTTTGTCGATTAGCCAGCGTATTGTTGAAGCCATGGGCGGTCAAATTAGCGCACAAAATCGGGATTCTGGTGGCGCTGAATTTTGTGTTAGGCTACCTCGTTATAATCATCCACTATCTCACTCTATTTCTGACGCTCCCAAAGAGGAAATCTAA
- the epmA gene encoding EF-P lysine aminoacylase EpmA, whose protein sequence is MYEASLWQPSANLSILQKRAQLLKAIRAFFDEREVMEVDTQCLSLGSITDPHIEVLTSKTRSQGEDLTYYLQTSPEFAMKRLLCAGSGSIYQLGKVFRAEEVGRRHSIEFTMLEWYRVGFDHWQLMDEIQDLLKVLLNDVSLTCERLSYQLAFLRHTGLDPFTATLFQLQECAHEYTEYGLQEEDRDTLLELLFSSVVEPAIGQYVPCFIHSYPASQAALAKTHLDEKGHQVAARFELYWQGMELANGYHELTDANEQARRFSEDKQTRKDMRLLDRQFDERLIAALEHGLPDCAGVALGVDRLLMLMCHKSHIAEVLPFAHSRA, encoded by the coding sequence ATGTATGAGGCTTCTTTGTGGCAACCCAGTGCGAATCTTTCTATTTTGCAAAAGCGTGCGCAGCTACTAAAAGCCATTCGAGCTTTTTTCGATGAACGCGAAGTGATGGAAGTAGACACGCAATGCTTGTCTCTTGGTAGTATCACTGATCCACATATTGAAGTTTTAACCAGTAAGACACGTTCACAAGGTGAAGACCTGACTTATTACCTTCAAACCTCCCCAGAATTTGCAATGAAGCGTTTGCTTTGTGCTGGCTCAGGGTCTATTTATCAGTTAGGTAAGGTGTTTCGTGCTGAGGAGGTTGGCCGTCGCCATAGTATCGAATTTACTATGCTTGAATGGTACAGAGTGGGGTTCGATCATTGGCAATTAATGGATGAGATTCAGGATTTACTCAAGGTGCTCTTAAACGATGTTTCTTTAACGTGCGAGCGCCTTAGTTATCAATTGGCGTTTTTACGTCATACGGGATTGGATCCCTTTACTGCGACGTTATTTCAGTTGCAAGAATGTGCTCATGAATACACAGAGTACGGCCTTCAGGAAGAGGATCGTGACACCTTGCTCGAGCTGCTTTTTTCCAGTGTGGTGGAACCGGCTATTGGTCAATATGTTCCTTGTTTTATACACAGTTATCCGGCTTCTCAGGCGGCGCTTGCCAAGACGCATCTTGACGAAAAAGGTCATCAAGTGGCGGCGCGCTTCGAATTGTATTGGCAGGGGATGGAGTTGGCCAATGGCTATCATGAATTGACCGATGCCAATGAACAAGCAAGACGTTTTTCAGAAGATAAGCAGACTCGTAAGGATATGCGCTTGCTTGATCGTCAGTTTGATGAGCGACTTATTGCCGCTTTGGAGCATGGCTTGCCGGATTGTGCGGGTGTGGCGTTAGGCGTGGATCGCTTGCTAATGTTAATGTGTCATAAGTCACATATCGCAGAGGTATTACCGTTTGCTCACTCTCGGGCGTAA
- a CDS encoding TRAP transporter small permease yields the protein MAHWPHLYLLIFIIVLWLLEKRFPKVMERAEENLLIIVISSIMVVSFGQVIARYGFNTGWDAALEFNTVAFSWLILLGMSYGIKTGLHLGVDIVLNAVPKRITKALSLFGAAAAMMYGLILLDSTWLAMLGVDVSGGAIEYWLKMFKIGIGSEELRYPEFVQEMFGLRPRVHRWIVLVILPISLALLSYRSLQAFIDIARGKRDMLISGHEAQDLVKENQNVLKD from the coding sequence ATGGCACATTGGCCGCATCTTTATTTACTTATTTTTATAATTGTTCTCTGGCTATTAGAAAAGCGCTTCCCAAAAGTCATGGAACGTGCAGAAGAAAACCTGCTGATCATCGTAATTTCTTCTATTATGGTGGTTTCTTTTGGACAGGTTATTGCTCGTTATGGGTTTAACACTGGTTGGGACGCAGCTCTTGAGTTCAATACTGTCGCCTTTTCATGGCTAATTCTTTTGGGCATGAGTTATGGCATCAAAACGGGTCTTCACCTAGGTGTCGACATTGTCTTGAATGCCGTGCCAAAGCGCATAACTAAAGCGTTGTCTTTATTTGGTGCTGCGGCGGCTATGATGTATGGACTTATCCTACTCGACTCTACATGGCTTGCCATGCTAGGCGTTGATGTGAGTGGTGGGGCCATCGAATATTGGTTAAAAATGTTCAAAATTGGTATAGGTTCAGAAGAACTCCGTTACCCTGAATTTGTACAAGAAATGTTTGGTTTACGCCCACGCGTTCACCGCTGGATTGTTCTGGTTATCCTGCCAATCAGCTTAGCTCTACTTTCTTATCGTTCTTTACAAGCATTTATCGATATTGCCCGTGGCAAACGTGACATGCTGATCAGCGGCCATGAGGCTCAAGATCTTGTTAAAGAAAACCAAAACGTCTTGAAAGACTAA
- the ggt gene encoding gamma-glutamyltransferase — translation MLPTRWLKTFSLIPLLAMSPFTLATEQAADSIAPEAASGIEKKKLAHANQFMVATANPEATKVGYEVLKSGGSAIDALVAVQMVLGLVEPQSSGLGGGAFAVYYDATTHKLTTFDGRETAPQEVTPELFQDENGKPLAFYDAVVGGRSVGTPGTVKLMGELHKRYGTMLWKDLLAPATKLAQEGFIVSPRLANAVKGSAERLSRFPSTKGYFFNLDGTPIEAGSQLKNTQYYETLRFLATYGADEFYTGQIATNIVSTVRGALDNPGVLSEQDFLSYRVKERSPVCLPYKEYDICGMGPPSSGALTVGQILGITKHFGLAKLGPNSPEAWQIIGDASRLAFADRGRYMADTDFVPMPQGLLDESYLADRAKLITKGKALNKVEAGEPEWRHPIKQADDMAIELPSTSHISIVDKEGNAVSVTTTIENGFGSNMMSNGFLLNNELTDFSFKSHQNGFPIANRVEPGKRPRSSMSPTIVMKDNKPYLVVGSPGGSRIIGYVAKTLIAHLEWGMDIQQAIDYPNMINRFGTFDLEKGTEAATYEKSLKDMGYKVSVRDLNSGVQGIVIQPNGLVGGADPRREGLVLGD, via the coding sequence ATGCTACCCACACGATGGTTAAAAACATTCAGTCTTATTCCTTTACTTGCTATGAGTCCTTTTACTTTGGCAACCGAACAAGCTGCCGACTCAATTGCACCTGAAGCGGCCAGTGGTATCGAGAAAAAGAAACTCGCTCACGCAAATCAATTCATGGTCGCCACTGCAAACCCAGAGGCCACCAAGGTGGGTTATGAAGTACTAAAATCGGGCGGTTCAGCGATCGATGCATTAGTCGCCGTGCAAATGGTGCTTGGCTTAGTTGAACCTCAATCTTCAGGTTTAGGCGGTGGCGCCTTCGCCGTATACTACGATGCGACAACTCATAAGCTCACTACTTTTGATGGAAGGGAAACTGCCCCTCAGGAAGTCACACCCGAGTTATTCCAAGATGAAAATGGTAAACCGCTAGCTTTCTATGATGCCGTCGTGGGAGGTCGTTCTGTCGGTACACCAGGTACAGTGAAGCTGATGGGAGAACTGCATAAGCGCTACGGCACCATGCTATGGAAAGATTTGCTGGCTCCCGCAACGAAACTTGCTCAAGAAGGTTTTATCGTCTCGCCTCGCCTCGCAAATGCGGTTAAAGGCAGTGCGGAAAGATTATCCCGTTTCCCATCAACAAAAGGCTATTTCTTTAACCTAGATGGCACACCGATTGAAGCGGGTAGCCAATTAAAAAACACCCAATACTATGAAACTTTGCGTTTCCTCGCCACCTACGGTGCTGACGAGTTTTATACAGGACAAATAGCAACAAATATTGTCTCGACAGTACGTGGCGCATTGGACAATCCGGGCGTTTTGTCTGAGCAAGACTTTCTTAGTTATCGTGTAAAAGAACGCTCACCAGTCTGTTTACCTTATAAAGAATATGACATTTGTGGCATGGGACCACCAAGCTCTGGTGCATTGACCGTTGGTCAGATCCTTGGCATTACCAAGCATTTTGGCCTTGCCAAGTTAGGTCCAAATTCCCCTGAAGCCTGGCAAATCATTGGCGATGCATCCCGTCTGGCTTTTGCAGACCGCGGCCGCTACATGGCTGATACCGACTTTGTTCCTATGCCACAAGGCCTATTAGACGAATCTTATTTAGCCGATCGAGCTAAATTGATTACAAAAGGCAAAGCGCTCAATAAAGTAGAAGCAGGGGAGCCTGAATGGCGTCATCCAATCAAACAAGCGGATGATATGGCCATTGAACTGCCTTCCACCAGCCATATTTCCATCGTCGATAAAGAAGGTAATGCGGTGTCTGTGACCACCACGATAGAAAATGGCTTTGGTTCGAATATGATGAGCAATGGCTTCTTATTGAATAACGAACTAACAGACTTTTCTTTCAAATCTCACCAGAACGGCTTTCCTATTGCTAACCGTGTCGAGCCAGGCAAGCGCCCTCGCTCTTCCATGTCACCAACCATCGTCATGAAAGACAACAAGCCATATTTGGTCGTCGGATCACCTGGTGGCTCTCGTATTATTGGCTATGTGGCTAAAACACTGATCGCCCATCTTGAGTGGGGAATGGATATTCAACAAGCGATTGATTACCCAAATATGATCAACCGCTTCGGTACTTTCGATCTTGAAAAAGGCACAGAAGCAGCAACCTACGAAAAAAGCCTTAAAGACATGGGATATAAAGTCTCTGTTCGAGATTTGAATTCCGGTGTACAAGGGATTGTGATTCAACCAAATGGCTTGGTCGGAGGAGCGGATCCAAGACGTGAAGGCTTAGTCCTAGGGGATTAA
- a CDS encoding sigma-54 dependent transcriptional regulator: MPDSKQVILIDDEQAVRMAISQTLQLEGFVVTEFASAQGVTEKLSLDWSGVIVSDINLPGKSGLELFEDVKKIDAEIPFILITGHGDISMAVSAIRDGAYDFIEKPFSNEDFLDVVRRASEKRQLTLENRNLRLELAAQNAPGPRIIGNTSGIHRLRQALLHVADTGADILIQGETGTGKELVARYIHEHSSRRGHAFVAINCGAVPDSIMESELFGHEKGAFTDAKTQRIGKLEHANGGTLFLDEIESMPMSMQIRLLRVLEERRLERLGSNTAIDLDLRILAATKVDLKQLSESGTFREDLYYRLNVVRVDIPPLRDRKDDISLLWQHFCLVATAQYKRDAEPLSAARMHSLLSYDWPGNVRELRNLAERYVLMGEAGSFEFDQIIINNENNPGVMTLPEQLERFEKTLLEQELMRQKGSIKDTMDALGLPRKTLYDKMRKYDLDKDIYKQ; this comes from the coding sequence ATGCCAGACAGCAAGCAAGTAATATTAATTGACGACGAGCAAGCGGTTCGTATGGCAATTTCTCAGACATTACAGCTTGAAGGTTTTGTCGTTACCGAGTTTGCCTCGGCGCAAGGTGTGACTGAAAAGCTGTCGCTAGACTGGTCAGGTGTGATTGTGAGCGATATTAACTTGCCGGGCAAAAGTGGCTTAGAGCTGTTTGAAGATGTTAAAAAAATCGATGCAGAAATTCCTTTTATTCTGATAACGGGTCACGGTGATATCAGCATGGCGGTGAGTGCTATTCGTGATGGCGCTTACGATTTTATTGAAAAGCCATTTTCTAATGAAGACTTTTTGGATGTGGTGCGTCGTGCGTCTGAAAAACGTCAGCTAACCCTAGAAAACCGCAACCTGCGTCTTGAACTAGCAGCACAAAACGCGCCTGGCCCTAGAATTATCGGCAATACATCGGGAATTCACCGTTTGCGTCAGGCGTTGCTTCATGTGGCTGATACCGGTGCGGATATTCTGATTCAAGGGGAAACGGGAACCGGGAAAGAACTCGTTGCGCGTTATATTCATGAGCACAGTTCTCGCCGAGGTCATGCCTTTGTGGCCATTAACTGTGGAGCTGTGCCAGATTCTATTATGGAATCTGAACTATTTGGTCATGAAAAAGGCGCTTTTACAGATGCTAAGACGCAACGCATTGGTAAACTTGAACACGCCAATGGCGGGACTTTGTTTCTTGATGAAATCGAAAGCATGCCCATGTCGATGCAAATTCGTTTGTTGCGTGTTCTGGAAGAACGGCGCTTAGAGCGGTTGGGCTCCAATACCGCGATTGATTTGGATTTGCGAATTTTGGCGGCCACCAAGGTGGATTTAAAACAACTCAGCGAGAGTGGAACATTTCGCGAGGATTTGTATTATCGACTTAATGTGGTACGTGTGGATATTCCGCCATTACGTGATCGAAAGGATGATATTTCGTTGCTTTGGCAGCATTTCTGCTTAGTGGCAACGGCGCAATATAAGCGTGATGCGGAGCCTCTTTCTGCGGCGCGTATGCACAGTTTATTGAGTTATGATTGGCCGGGTAATGTTCGTGAATTGCGTAATCTTGCTGAGCGTTATGTTTTGATGGGGGAAGCAGGGTCGTTTGAGTTTGATCAGATTATTATTAACAACGAAAATAATCCTGGTGTAATGACCTTGCCTGAACAGTTAGAACGCTTTGAAAAAACGTTATTAGAGCAAGAGTTAATGCGCCAAAAAGGCTCGATCAAAGATACTATGGATGCCTTGGGACTGCCGCGTAAAACGCTTTATGACAAAATGCGTAAATACGATCTTGATAAAGATATTTATAAACAGTAG